One Oryza brachyantha chromosome 3, ObraRS2, whole genome shotgun sequence DNA segment encodes these proteins:
- the LOC102703467 gene encoding UPF0548 protein At2g17695 isoform X1 has protein sequence MAWGGLFLSFSRPSQEQQKSCLAAAGGFNYDAPLHGASKPRSATDLTPGAAGASDKALVERGFFVNRSRVLLGSGAATFSHAKSALLSWKHLALGWASVEPDTPVKTGTKFCICYKELIPWVMLPLQIAYVMTEGSSSGHGKGGIFAFGSGTLQGHLLIDVQAGEERFSVQLDEEDQVWYEVMSFSKPAHILSSLCYPYVQLRQRHFAHHSGQALLRHVASRSTDKPR, from the exons ATGGCATGGGGAGGCCTCTTCTTGAGCTTCAGCCGCCCCTCGCAGGAGCAGCAAAAGTCATGCCTTGCGGCTGCTGGTGGCTTCAACTATGATGCACCTCTCCATGGTGCCTCAAAACCAAGATCTGCAACTGATTTGACACCTGGAGCTGCTGGAGCAAGTGACAAAGCGCTTGTCGAGCGCGGCTTCTTTGTGAACCGCTCGCGTGTTCTGCTTGGCTCGGGTGCTGCCACCTTCAGCCATGCCAAATCTGCACTTCTCTCCTGGAA GCACTTGGCACTAGGGTGGGCAAGTGTGGAGCCCGACACACCGGTGAAGACTGGAACAAAATTCTGCATCTGTTACAAGGAGCTGATCCCTTGGGTCATGTTGCCCCTCCAGATTGCCTATGTGATGACCGAGGGCAGCTCCTCGGGCCATGGAAAAGGTGGCATTTTTGCGTTCGGTAGCGGCACTCTACAAGGCCATCTACTG ATTGATGTGCAGGCAGGGGAGGAGAGGTTCTCGGTGCAGCTGGACGAAGAGGATCAGGTGTGGTACGAGGTGATGTCCTTCTCGAAGCCAGCCCACATCCTGTCCAGCCTTTGCTACCCGTACGTGCAGCTCAGGCAGAGGCATTTCGCGCATCACTCAGGCCAGGCGCTGCTCCGGCATGTTGCCAGCCGCTCCACAGACAAACCACGCTGA
- the LOC102703467 gene encoding UPF0548 protein At2g17695 isoform X2, whose translation MAWGGLFLSFSRPSQEQQKSCLAAAGGFNYDAPLHGASKPRSATDLTPGAAGASDKALVERGFFVNRSRVLLGSGAATFSHAKSALLSWKHLALGWASVEPDTPVKTGTKFCICYKELIPWVMLPLQIAYVMTEGSSSGHGKGGIFAFGSGTLQGHLLAGEERFSVQLDEEDQVWYEVMSFSKPAHILSSLCYPYVQLRQRHFAHHSGQALLRHVASRSTDKPR comes from the exons ATGGCATGGGGAGGCCTCTTCTTGAGCTTCAGCCGCCCCTCGCAGGAGCAGCAAAAGTCATGCCTTGCGGCTGCTGGTGGCTTCAACTATGATGCACCTCTCCATGGTGCCTCAAAACCAAGATCTGCAACTGATTTGACACCTGGAGCTGCTGGAGCAAGTGACAAAGCGCTTGTCGAGCGCGGCTTCTTTGTGAACCGCTCGCGTGTTCTGCTTGGCTCGGGTGCTGCCACCTTCAGCCATGCCAAATCTGCACTTCTCTCCTGGAA GCACTTGGCACTAGGGTGGGCAAGTGTGGAGCCCGACACACCGGTGAAGACTGGAACAAAATTCTGCATCTGTTACAAGGAGCTGATCCCTTGGGTCATGTTGCCCCTCCAGATTGCCTATGTGATGACCGAGGGCAGCTCCTCGGGCCATGGAAAAGGTGGCATTTTTGCGTTCGGTAGCGGCACTCTACAAGGCCATCTACTG GCAGGGGAGGAGAGGTTCTCGGTGCAGCTGGACGAAGAGGATCAGGTGTGGTACGAGGTGATGTCCTTCTCGAAGCCAGCCCACATCCTGTCCAGCCTTTGCTACCCGTACGTGCAGCTCAGGCAGAGGCATTTCGCGCATCACTCAGGCCAGGCGCTGCTCCGGCATGTTGCCAGCCGCTCCACAGACAAACCACGCTGA
- the LOC102703942 gene encoding phosphoglucan phosphatase DSP4, amyloplastic isoform X2, which translates to MRRPSPLNLTMVRGGSRRSNTVKTASGASTSSAESGAVEAGTEKSDTYSTNMTQAMGAVLTYRHELGMNYNFIRPDLIVGSCLQSPLDVDKLRDIGVKTVFCLQQDPDLEYFGVDICAIQEYCLQCKDIEHCRAEIRDFDAFDLRLRLPAVVSKLHKLVNHNGGVTYIHCTAGLGRAPAVALSYMFWILGYSLNEGHQLLQSKRTCFPKLEAIKLATADILTGLSKNSITLKWESDNCSSVEISGLDVGWGQIIPLTYNKEKGSWFLERELPEGRYEYKYIVDGKWVCNENEKKTKANADGHVNNYIQVSRDGTSVEEKELRERLTGQNPDLTKEERLMIREYLEQYVER; encoded by the exons ATGAGGCGGCCCTCGCCGCTCAATCTG ACCATGGTTCGTGGCGGGAGTCGCCGATCAAACACTGTCAAAACT GCATCTGGGGCGTCTACTTCGAGCGCGGAGAGTGGCGCAGTGGAAGCAGGCACGGAGAAGTCCGATACGTACAGCACCAACATGACACAGGCTATGGGAGCAG TGTTGACGTATAGACATGAGCTTGGAATGAACTACAATTTCATACGCCCAGACTTGATCGTGGGCTCCTGCTTACAG AGCCCACTTGATGTTGATAAGCTTAGGGACATTGGTGTAAAAACAGTATTCTGCCTGCAGCAAGATCCGGATCTTGA ATATTTTGGAGTAGACATTTGTGCCATTCAAGAATATTGTCTACAGTGTAAGGATATAGAGCACTGCCGTGCAGAAATTAG GGATTTTGATGCTTTTGATTTGCGATTGAGGCTTCCTGCTGTGGTTAGCAAACTGCACAAGCTTGTCAACCATAATGGTGGtgtaacatatatacattgtACTGCTGGACTTGGAAGAGCTCCTGCTGTGGCA TTATCATATATGTTCTGGATTCTTGGATACAGTCTTAACGAAGGGCATCAGCTACTACAG agTAAACGAACTTGCTTTCCAAAGTTGGAAGCCATTAAATTGGCTACTGCTGACATT CTGACAGGCTTATCGAAAAATTCCATTACATTAAAGTGGGAAAGCGATAATTGTTCTTCTGTTGAAATCTCGGGGCTTGATGTTGGGTGGGGACAG ATAATTCCTTTGACATACAATAAGGAGAAAGGAAGTTGGTTTCTTGAGAGGGAATTGCCT GAAGGAAGGtatgaatacaaatatatagtgGACGGCAAATGGGTGTGCAATGAAAATGAGAAGAAGACCAAAGCAAATGCTGATGGCCATGTGAATAACTACATCCAA GTCTCCAGGGATGGTACCAGCGTTGAAGAGAAGGAATTAAGGGAGCGTTTGACTGGTCAAAACCCCGATCTCACGAAAGAGGAAAGATTGATGATTAGAGAATATTTGGAACAATATGTTGAACGATAA
- the LOC102703942 gene encoding phosphoglucan phosphatase DSP4, amyloplastic isoform X1, which produces MNCLQNLLKEPPIVGSRSMRRPSPLNLTMVRGGSRRSNTVKTASGASTSSAESGAVEAGTEKSDTYSTNMTQAMGAVLTYRHELGMNYNFIRPDLIVGSCLQSPLDVDKLRDIGVKTVFCLQQDPDLEYFGVDICAIQEYCLQCKDIEHCRAEIRDFDAFDLRLRLPAVVSKLHKLVNHNGGVTYIHCTAGLGRAPAVALSYMFWILGYSLNEGHQLLQSKRTCFPKLEAIKLATADILTGLSKNSITLKWESDNCSSVEISGLDVGWGQIIPLTYNKEKGSWFLERELPEGRYEYKYIVDGKWVCNENEKKTKANADGHVNNYIQVSRDGTSVEEKELRERLTGQNPDLTKEERLMIREYLEQYVER; this is translated from the exons ATGAACTGCCTCCAGAACCTGCTCAA GGAGCCTCCGATCGTGGGATCCAGGTCGATGAGGCGGCCCTCGCCGCTCAATCTG ACCATGGTTCGTGGCGGGAGTCGCCGATCAAACACTGTCAAAACT GCATCTGGGGCGTCTACTTCGAGCGCGGAGAGTGGCGCAGTGGAAGCAGGCACGGAGAAGTCCGATACGTACAGCACCAACATGACACAGGCTATGGGAGCAG TGTTGACGTATAGACATGAGCTTGGAATGAACTACAATTTCATACGCCCAGACTTGATCGTGGGCTCCTGCTTACAG AGCCCACTTGATGTTGATAAGCTTAGGGACATTGGTGTAAAAACAGTATTCTGCCTGCAGCAAGATCCGGATCTTGA ATATTTTGGAGTAGACATTTGTGCCATTCAAGAATATTGTCTACAGTGTAAGGATATAGAGCACTGCCGTGCAGAAATTAG GGATTTTGATGCTTTTGATTTGCGATTGAGGCTTCCTGCTGTGGTTAGCAAACTGCACAAGCTTGTCAACCATAATGGTGGtgtaacatatatacattgtACTGCTGGACTTGGAAGAGCTCCTGCTGTGGCA TTATCATATATGTTCTGGATTCTTGGATACAGTCTTAACGAAGGGCATCAGCTACTACAG agTAAACGAACTTGCTTTCCAAAGTTGGAAGCCATTAAATTGGCTACTGCTGACATT CTGACAGGCTTATCGAAAAATTCCATTACATTAAAGTGGGAAAGCGATAATTGTTCTTCTGTTGAAATCTCGGGGCTTGATGTTGGGTGGGGACAG ATAATTCCTTTGACATACAATAAGGAGAAAGGAAGTTGGTTTCTTGAGAGGGAATTGCCT GAAGGAAGGtatgaatacaaatatatagtgGACGGCAAATGGGTGTGCAATGAAAATGAGAAGAAGACCAAAGCAAATGCTGATGGCCATGTGAATAACTACATCCAA GTCTCCAGGGATGGTACCAGCGTTGAAGAGAAGGAATTAAGGGAGCGTTTGACTGGTCAAAACCCCGATCTCACGAAAGAGGAAAGATTGATGATTAGAGAATATTTGGAACAATATGTTGAACGATAA
- the LOC102707757 gene encoding probable glucuronosyltransferase Os03g0107900 → MRDPKLPKQRRASHAHHLADKLRKHSTWLLLLWFALSVYLFLSATPPPAAPPLRPAFLLPSTPRAARIYVYDLPARFNRDWLAADPRCARHLFAAEVALHQALLGYHARAARPEDADLFFVPVYVSCNFSTANGFPSLSHARGLLADAVDLVRAQMPYWNRSGGADHVFVASHDFGACFHPMEDVAIADGIPEFLKRSILLQTFGVQGTHVCQEVDHVVIPPHVPPEVTFELPEPEKAQRDIFAFFRGKMEVHPKNISGRFYSKKVRTELLQNYGRNRKFYLKRKRYGNYRSEMARSLFCLCPLGWAPWSPRLVESVLLGCIPVIIADNIRLPFPSVLQWSDISLQVAEKDVASLEMVLDHVVATNLTVIQKNLWDPVKRKALVFNRPMQEGDATWQVLRELEILLDRSQRRYAGPWRS, encoded by the exons atgAGAGATCCCAAGCTACCCAAGCAGCGGCGAGCTTCCCACGcccaccacctcgccgacAAGCTCAGGAAGCACTCCACctggctcctcctcctctggtTCGCCCTCTCCGTCTACCTCTTCCtctccgccacgccgccgcccgccgccccccCGCTCCGCCCCGCCTTCCTACTCCCTTCCAccccccgcgccgcccggATCTACGTCTACGACCTCCCCGCCCGCTTCAACCGCGACTGGCTGGCCGCCGACCCGCGGTGCGCGCGCCacctcttcgccgccgaggTGGCGCTGCACCAGGCGCTGCTGGGGTaccacgcccgcgccgcgcgccccgAGGACGCCGACCTCTTCTTCGTCCCGGTTTACGTCTCCTGCAACTTCTCCACCGCCAACGGCTTCCCCTCGCTGTCGCACGCCCGCGGCCTGCTCGCCGACGCGGTGGACCTCGTCCGGGCCCAGATGCCGTACTGGAACCGCTCCGGCGGGGCGGACCACGTGTTCGTCGCGTCGCACGACTTCGGCGCCTGCTTCCATCCCATG GAGGATGTAGCTATTGCAGATGGCATACCTGAATTCCTTAAGAGGTCAATCCTGCTACAAACATTCGGTGTACAGGGCACTCATGTGTGTCAGGAGGTGGACCATGTGGTAATCCCGCCTCATGTGCCTCCAGAGGTGACCTTTGAGCTACCTGAGCCAGAGAAGGCACAAAGGGATATTTTTGCCTTCTTCCGGGGAAAGATGGAGGTCCACCCCAAGAACATTAGTGGCCGCTTCTACAGCAA GAAGGTGAGGACTGAGCTGCTACAAAATTATGGTCGGAATCGCAAGTTCTACCTTAAGCGAAAGCGGTACGGTAACTATCGATCAGAGATGGCTCGCTCCTTGTTCTGCCTCTGCCCACTAGGATGGGCTCCATGGAGCCCACGTCTCGTGGAGTCGGTTCTCCTTGGCTGCATTCCTGTCATAATTGCCGATAATATACGCCTGCCATTCCCTTCCGTACTACAGTGGTCAGACATCTCATTGCAAGTTGCCGAGAAGGATGTTGCCAGCCTTGAGATGGTGCTAGACCATGTTGTGGCAACCAACTTGACTGTAATACAGAAGAACTTGTGGGACCCTGTGAAACGTAAAGCACTGGTTTTTAACCGTCCAATGCAAGAGGGAGATGCCACATGGCAAGTGCTGAGGGAGCTTGAGATTTTGCTAGACCGTTCTCAGAGGAGGTATGCTGGACCGTGGAGGAGTTAA
- the LOC102704221 gene encoding arsenate reductase 2.2, with protein MARGVSYVSAAQLVPMLRDSRIAVVDVRDEERMYDAHIAGSHHFASDSFAERLPELAQATTDKETLVFHCALSKVRGPSCAQMYLDYLSEAKEDSGIKNIMVLERGFNGWELSGRPVCRCKDAPCKRVCS; from the exons atggcgaggggCGTCTCCTACGTGTCGGCGGCGCAGCTCGTCCCCATGCTCCGGGACTCCcgcatcgccgtcgtcgacgtcaG GGACGAGGAGAGGATGTACGACGCGCACATCGCCGGGTCGCACCACTTCGCCAGCGACAGCTTCGCGGAGCGGCTGCCGGAGCTGGCACAGGCCACCACGGACAAGGAAACCCTCGTCTTCCACTGTGCCCTCAGCAAG GTGAGGGGTCCATCTTGTGCACAAATGTATCTGGACTATTTGTCAGAGGCTAAGGAAGATTCAGGCATAAAGAACATCATGGTCCTTGAACGTGGATTTAATGGATGGGAACTCTCAGGGAGACCTGTTTGCCGCTGCAAGGATGCTCCTTGCAAGCGTGTGTGCTCTTGA
- the LOC102704496 gene encoding E3 ubiquitin-protein ligase RFWD3-like has product MPSRSRRRRLLPPPAPPLIQELHEGIDFDVQVDYSDDDDEEEEEEGEESDEDEEEEGQGEPGEESIGEGCGPSEQARVPGGAAEKHTCPVCMEAWTSQGAHRICCINPCGHVYGRSCLEKWLARQKRNTAAPCPQCGRRFKHKDIINLYAPEVAVPNNDLEKEVLYLRGKSESLEEKVMKHEKLLDEMNERLLELTSAQKRQIASEQRLINDGSSKRQKMGEHSVGTTYLKPSTSATADFSSSNSCQFVFQKEFIMDGLRVMAIDACNQTILASGKAPGVGQEHILSKFSIFSHYEARNIQLPADTKAVRDICILPSGFAVFTSLGRKLSSFSMATDRVILQCDLPSPGWSCSADETSHQICAGLQNGNLIIFDIRQTSRPLHYMVGLSTHPVHTLHTVLDNNSSKFLSASSIGPCMWDTDGNQGRPKLLLGADNQRVCISLACAPPSSDLLVASFRPKVDPSEDATSSQVYISQTPTPSGRGKLGSHALIRRAGNSSSFTEDRTCSAFVSEIRMSKSAIIPYGNNQQLFAYGDESLRGVRTWRLPSFEMHSDISTLQQPVMDLRYAESSTGGRFLGYLSTEKLQVFRIR; this is encoded by the exons ATGCCGTCGCGCTCCCGGCGAAGGCGCCTGCTCCCCCCTCCTGCCCCGCCGCTCATCCAGGAACTCCACGAAGGCATCGACTTCGATGTACAGGTTGACTatagcgacgacgacgacgaagaagaagaagaagagggagaggaaagcgatgaggatgaggaggaggagggacagGGGGAGCCGGGGGAGGAGAGTATCGGGGAGGGATGCGGGCCGTCCGAGCAGGCTAGGGttcccggcggcgcggcggagaagcACACCTGCCCCGTTTGTATGGAGGCCTGGACCTCCCAAGGCGCTCATCGCATCTG ttgtattaatccttgTGGGCATGTCTATGGGAGATCTTGCCTGGAGAAGTGGTTGGCTAGGCAGAAAAGGAACACCGCTGCACCA TGCCCTCAATGTGGGAGAAGGTTCAAACATAAGGACATCATCAATCTCTATGCGCCGGAGGTTGCAGTTCCAAATAATGATCTGGAAAAG GAAGTATTGTATTTAAGGGGAAAATCTGAATCCCTCGAGGAAAAG GTGATGAAACATGAGAAATTGCTAGATGAGATGAATGAGAGATTGCTTGAACTTACAAGTGCTCAGAAG AGGCAGATTGCATCAGAGCAGAGATTAATCAACGATGGTAGCTCAAAGAGACAG AAAATGGGAGAGCATTCGGTTGGAACTACATATCTGAAGCCATCAACCTCAGCCACAGCAGATTTTAGCTCTAGCAACAGTTGCCAATTTGTCTTCcag AAAGAATTCATCATGGATGGACTTCGAGTCATGGCCATAGATGCATGCAACCAAACAATTCTTGCATCTGGAAAGGCACCAGGTGTAGGACAGGAACATATTCTTTCTAag TTTAGCATCTTTTCCCATTACGAAGCTCGGAACATACAACTTCCTGCTGATACTAAAGCTGTCAGGGATATATGTATCTTACCTAGTGGCTTTGCTGTTTTTACATCACTGGGCAGGAAGCTATCATCGTTTAG CATGGCGACTGATCGTGTCATCCTTCAGTGTGACTTGCCG TCTCCTGGCTGGTCGTGCTCTGCGGATGAAACTTCGCATCAGATTTGTGCTGGATTGCAG AATGGCAATCTTATTATCTTCGATATCCGTCAAACCTCAAGACCGTTGCATTACATGGTGGGGTTATCTACACACCCGGTTCATACTCTCCATACAGTCCTTGATAACAACAGCTCGAAGTTTCTCTCTGCCTCTTCTATAGGCCCCTGCATGTGGGATACTGATGGCAATCAAGGCAG GCCGAAGCTGCTATTAGGGGCAGATAATCAACGGGTGTGCATCTCTCTTGCGTGTGCCCCTCCATCAAGTGATCTCTTAGTAGCTTCCTTTCGGCCAAAGGTTGATCCGTCAGAGGATGCTACATCGTCTCAAGTGTATATATCACAAACGCCGACACCCTCTGGTAGAGGAAAACTGGGTAGTCATGCCCTCATCCGGAGGGCAGGGAACTCATCATCCTTCACCGAAGACAGGACATGCAGCGCATTCGTGAGCGAAATTCGCATGTCGAAATCGGCAATCATACCTTATGGAAACAACCAGCAGCTGTTTGCATATGGGGACGAGTCGTTGCGTGGGGTCCGGACCTGGCGACTGCCTTCGTTTGAGATGCATTCTGATATCAGCACCCTCCAGCAACCGGTCATGGATTTAAGGTATGCAGAAAGTTCAACCGGAGGGAGGTTTCTGGGGTACCTGAGCACGGAAAAGTTGCAGGTTTTCAGAATTAGGTAG
- the LOC102708043 gene encoding xyloglucan endotransglucosylase/hydrolase protein 31-like, with product MVMEIKKKQAAANHGGSRFVGCNLVVVVVMVVACSGGGAGAQPSPGYYPSRATRSMEFGEGYSNLWGAQHQTLSPDHRALTVWMDRSSGSGFKSKRSYRNGYFGASIKVPSGYTAGVNTAFYLSNNELYPGQHDEIDVELLGTVPGEPWTLQTNVYVHGTGDGTIIGREMRFHLWFDPTADFHHYAILWNPDQIVFLVDDVPVRRYPRAAGAGGLTYPDRQMWVYGSIWDASDWATDGGRFKSDYRYQPFVSSYRDLKIAGCEADAPATCRPVPASPSGATGLSAQQNAAMSWAQKRSMVYYYCQDYSRNHANYPEC from the exons ATGGTCATGGAGATCAAGAAGAAGCAAGCTGCCGCTAACCATGGTGGCAGCAGGTTTGTTGGTTGTaatctggtggtggtggtggtaatgGTGGTGgcgtgcagcggcggcggtgcaggaGCGCAGCCGTCGCCGGGATACTACCCGAGCAGGGCGACGAGGTCCATGGAGTTCGGCGAAGGGTACAGCAACCTGTGGGGCGCGCAGCACCAGACGCTGTCGCCGGACCACAGGGCGCTCACCGTCTGGATGGACCGGAGCTCCGGCAGCGGCTTCAAGTCCAAGCGCTCCTACCGCAATGGCTACTTCGGCGCCTCCATCAAGGTCCCCTCCGGCTACACCGCCGGCGTCAACACCGCCTTCTAC CTGTCGAACAACGAGCTGTACCCGGGGCAGCACGACGAGATCGACGTGGAGCTGCTGGGGACGGTGCCGGGGGAGCCATGGACGCTGCAGACGAACGTGTACGTGCACggcaccggcgacggcaccaTCATCGGGAGGGAGATGCGGTTCCACCTGTGGTTCGACCCCACCGCTGACTTCCACCACTACGCCATCCTCTGGAACCCCGACCAGATCGTCTTCCTCGTCGACGACGTGCCCGTCCGCCGCtacccgcgcgccgccggcgccggcgggctcACCTACCCGGACCGCCAGATGTGGGTCTACGGCTCCATCTGGGACGCCTCCGACTGGGCCACCGACGGCGGCCGCTTCAAGTCCGACTACCGCTACCAGCCATTCGTCTCCAGCTACCGGGACCTCAAGATCGCCGGCTGCGAGGCCGACGCGCCGGCGACCTGCCGCCCCGtgccggcctcgccgtcgggcGCCACCGGGCTCAGCGCCCAGCAGAACGCCGCCATGAGCTGGGCGCAGAAGAGGTCCATGGTCTACTACTACTGCCAGGACTACTCGAGGAATCACGCCAACTACCCAGAGTGCTAG